In one window of Bos javanicus breed banteng chromosome 24, ARS-OSU_banteng_1.0, whole genome shotgun sequence DNA:
- the SEC11C gene encoding signal peptidase complex catalytic subunit SEC11C gives MVRASTVGAHLPASGLDIFGDLRKMNKRQLYYQVLNFAMIVSSALMIWKGLIVLTGSESPIVVVLSGSMEPAFHRGDLLFLTNFREDPIRAGEIVVFKVEGRDIPIVHRVIKVHEKDNGDIKFLTKGDNNEVDDRGLYKEGQNWLEKKDVVGRARGFLPYVGMVTIIMNDYPKFKYALLAVMGAYVLLKRES, from the exons ATGGTGCGCGCCAGCACCGTGGGGGCGCATCTCCCCGCGTCCGGCTTGGACATCTTCGGGGACCTGAGGAAGATGAACAAGCGCCAG CTCTACTACCAGGTCTTAAACTTCGCCATGATCGTGTCCTCTGCGCTCATGATCTGGAAAGGCCTGATTGTCCTCACCGGCAGCGAGAGCCCCATCGTGGTGGTGCTGAG CGGCAGCATGGAGCCAGCCTTTCACAGGGGCGACCTTCTGTTCCTAACGAATTTCCGGGAAGACCCCATTAGAGCTGGAGAAATCGTTGTTTTCAAAGTCGAAGGACGTGACATCCCAATAGTTCACAGAGTAATCAAAGTTCACGAAAA AGACAATGGAGACATCAAATTTCTGACTAAAGGAGATAATAATGAAGTTGATGATAGAGGCTTGTACAAAGAAGGCCAGAACTGGCTCGAAAAGAAGGATGTGGTAGGGCGAGCCCGAGG GTTTTTACCATATGTCGGTATGGTCACCATAATAATGAACGACTATCCCAAATTTAAG TATGCTCTTTTGGCTGTAATGGGTGCATATGTGTTACTGAAACGTGAATCCTGA